Part of the Pseudorasbora parva isolate DD20220531a chromosome 13, ASM2467924v1, whole genome shotgun sequence genome is shown below.
CCACAATCCAACactctatttttttatttattggcaattgtcatatttttttttttatggattgGAGTGTTTGTCaattttttgtgtttgtgtaaacaACTTTACATAATTGTGTTGGATCCAAGCTTTAATTAGGATTTATGGATAAAGAACATACACAAATTTCATTTTACATAATTATTAATTACTgtatacatttcataaatacaataaaaatttaCATTAATACAATTGGCAATAATATAACAAACTtacaatctaaaaaaatatgcagatgattatttattaaagtttttttttatagaacaTGTTGATTTTCAAACAAGTTTAGTTTAAAACTACATATAAAtatgatatattttaaaacattgtttaatttCCTGCCCCAAATTGGTGATATTGGTGGTATCAAGGCACAAAAGTGCAGTGCTGAACAGGAAGTGAGGTCATGATAGTGTTAATCCATCCACAGTGGGAATCCCTCAGTTAAGCAATTTTTCCATTCATTTTAGTCTTATTATATCTGTAGTATATACAGAATCTGGACTAAATGTGTATGCATGGATgcccttacaaaaaaaaaacttataacttaaaacttaaaataagaaaaCATACTTTGAagacatatttattttgtctttttatgTACTACTCAGAAATATTCTTACAATTACactaaaagggatagttcacccaaaaccaAAAATGACccaataatttactcaccctcaagtcatcctaggtgaatatgaaattcttctttcagaccaaTATTCACtgccaagcattataatggcagtgaatggcagcccaaaaaagACACCATGGCCGCACCAGTTACGCTTGTTTCATAAGTTAAATATAGAAGGTGATccgccggaagctagatattttactttataacatgttaaatatggatatttttcttacaaaaacccatcgatttgCTTCAAAAGGCCTTTGTTAACCCCCTCCATAGcagtgtggattacttttataaaggatgaaaacacttttttgggcttcaaatttttggatgccatttactgccattataatgcttggaagagccaggacatatAACTCTGGCTGTGtttgtctaaaagaagaatgtcatatacacttgtgtaaatgagtaaattatggggtaattttcatttttgggtgaaccaacccaTTAAGTATACTTATACTGACAGAAAAGTCTTTGGCCTATACTCATATTCAGTCTTTTGCATTCTACTTGTAGTTGTTTACTCTTTTGATTGAGTAGTACTATAAAGAACTATATAAAAAACTTGCATTTGTttctttatacatttataagtGTGTCTGAGTTTGTGAATGTTTGTATAGTCCATAGGTATTGTACATAGGAATTTACTTAAAAACTACTTAAAGAACAGTCAAGTACAAAAAAAGTCATACCTAAGTACTGTAGTACACTTAAAgtgcaaaaataatatataagtaAACTATAAGTGTGATGTTAAGTTCACTTAAAGCAAACTTACAAGTATACTTGCAGTATAAAAAACTTGTAGGCCTAGTTTACTGAGAATATACTTCAAAGTGTACTTTCATAAACTAAAATGTGCTACACATATTTAACTAGTAAACTATATAGTTCACTTGTTgtacaaacaaaaaacatagtGAATTAGTTGTGTACTCTAGTTTACTACTGGGCCAATTTAGTCCCAAGTATTGAAATACTTCGATTGAAGTCACAGTATTGATGTGCACTTACATGTATACTATAGTACATTGCTATTAGTATACTTTCtacataaagtatacttaaaataaactttttttttttttgtaagggtGTCCATATATTAATCTCTGTAGTTGTTCTCTAGCCTGTCATATTCATGGCTGATAAAGTATGTGTAGCCATAGTTGCTGAGGAAGCATTTAAAGGTCTTGCCCAATCAGGATACACATGTAGATTGAACATATGAAGACCCCATGTGTTCATGGCAAGAGAAACGCACAGAATTCCCAGGATGTTCATCACAAACCCTGTCTTCACCTgtaaacatcacacacacacacacatcttatTTTGCAACCGTAAACGACATCTGCGTGCTCTGATTTCATGATTTGAATGTGTTTTCTTACCATATCCTTGACCATTAGGTGTCCGGAAGCAAATGCAATTGAGTTAGGAGGTGTGGACACCGGAAGCATGAAAGCGTAAGAGCAACCAGTTGTTGCTGGAATCATGAAGTACAGTGGGTTGACTTTCACACGGATGGCCTGTAAATAAAGTATTTGGTGGATGTAATCGCACAATGTAATACTATACAGTACAGTACCTAATGTAACACAATTTGGTAACATATATGTTTGGGtcagtaagaaaaaaatattattattattttttttatgaattcatACTATAAAGTACCAATACCCTTATGTCATGATTCGGCACATATATCATGGTAATTAACTCCCGATACAATATTATTGCGATACtccaaggcaaaaaaaaaatatcctaTTGGTTAAAATGCTAAATGTGGGATTACATTGGGGTGTAAATTAATAGCTTTGGACTTGGTGCTGGTCACCCAATGCACAGGACAATGCTGACAccagaataaaaatattcatgattctgaAGCAAAAATATGAAACTGTTCTGAAcgttgataataataatttaaatatatatattgagcaccaaatcagtacAAGAATGATTCCTAaagatcacgtgacactgaagactggagtaatggctgttGACTTGAAAATGATGTGTTTTGCtataacaggaataaattacattctaaagtatattaatatagaaaaaaacatttcatattttataataatacataaaaatatagttTGTCTGTACCAGTTCAGCAATGACAGGGAGAAAGATGATGATGGTGGCTGTATTACTGGCAAATTCAGTGAAGCAGGCGATGAAGGCTGTAATGAGCATGACTGCGACAGCTGGAGGGACCTGGGCGAGAGGCTGCAAGTGGTTTCCTATCCATACTGCTAACCCTGACTCCTATTGCCAAAAACAAGTTAAGGTTAGGGTTAACACTGACCTACCAGTGTACACTCATAGGACGCAATGTTTTGTTCAGATATTTCCACTTGTtctaatttcaaatattgccttCCAGTGAATTATCAAAATATTGACTGCATTAGGAccttttattaattaatattacactTTGAACTTGTATCTTATGTCAGGTTCCAGTTTGTAATTCATTCCAAAGAGCAGAAAGCAGATAATGAGGTACCTCACAGCCTTTGGCCATTGCAAATCCACCACCCAGCAGCAAGATAATATTCCATGGCACACACTCTTGAGCTTTTCTCCATGACAACAGGGGCACATATGGAGTATTTGAAGCTGGAGACAGAGAAAGACATTAAAATGACCTGATGTCGACTGACCATCGCTGCCACTAAAGTGCAAATCATACATGAAAGAAAAAGATGATAGTATGATAATATACTGTAGTATGTCAAGGAGATTTGTTTATTGAAAGATCTATGTCAAGCGACTattattcttaaatatatatgGCGTATTGAAACACATTGATTTTAAGACGGTTACATTCTACAACTTGCTTAACATTCAAAACCTCTACAGGAACTGCTGTGTGCATCCTTGATGTCTGAATTTGATTACATCTTTTGAACTGCAGAAGGAAAGCAAATTGAGAGAAGCATCTGACGGAAGATTTGATACTAAAAATGGTAATGTGGACTCCAGAATGTCTGATGCTGCCACATTTCACAGCCTTTAATGTAAAATACAGCCTATGAGTAACTGAGTGTTTTATACAAGTATTGGACAGCATATTTAGCCCTTATAGAATACCACTATCACAAAATGTCCATGAGgtgtgaaaaaaagaagaaaaaatgtgtTGACAATAAAATGCATTGGGAAAAAAAGAGTTTTATCTATCAATATtcactttattattaataataataataatttgttacatttatatagtgcttttctaagctctcaaagcgctttacatggaaggggggaatctcctcataCACCACCAATGTACAGCATCCACCAGGaggatgtgacggcagccatattgcgccagaacactcaccacacacaccagctgattggtggagaggagactagGCAATCTATGTATAttgggatgattaggaggctatgatggacagaggccaatagGCAAATTTGGCCATGATGTCGGCTTTagacccctactctttttccgaaggacgTCCTGGGATTTTTAGACcacataagcccctttcacactgcacgttggacccgcaatattcccggaacattgccgggtcgccttctgtgtgaaagcaaccacgtcccggcattgattaccgaattcgacccgggtcggggacctagtaatattgtggtattcgacccgggacgagcgctgtgtgaacaaaagctgaaactaatgccgcaacgtgtacgtagtattttcaataatacaaccctgcagtgccagaagagctagtcggtgttttaaacgcagagagtgttcgtatacaaaagaaactaaaattaaacaaggagaaatgtgtgcaaaccgGACACAAGTTGAGACAatggagctccttactatccgcgctgaagctgagatcgctcgccattatacgtcacatcaggatgtcacgtgtcaactcaatctgggaccgttaagcgttgtgtgtgaaagcgcacatattacggtattccgctggcagtgagaatggaccaaatctagcggcccgggaacaaatgccgggtcgcattatctgtgtatttgccggaatcgcagtgtgaaaggggctatagtaaagacctcggtttaatgtctcatctGAAAAACAGTGCTTgttacagtatagtgtccccatcactataatAATGGGGTGttagaccacagggtgagcacatCCTACTGGCCTCACCAGCCCCGCTTAACTTCAgcgggaaaccagtcttgggctactacagggtgatatggctgctatTATTACTATGCTGAGTCAACCTCGAAAGTTCAGCCAAAAAATCTTATTAGGCAAACAAAAGGGAACATGTTGAACGTACTGAGCTAAAAATATAGTTACAAAACCTTTCTCAGAATTCTCATCAAATTCACTTTTCAGCATCTCAGCAAAGCTTGTGACAATAATAGTGCTACAAtaggtgttttttttctctctctcttttttttctgttactCAACTGGCCAAACAATGGTAAGGTCATGGGTTCAGTTCCACAATAATAATGTAACTTGCTCTGGATAACAGCCTCTGCCAAATCTATAATGAACACTTTACACTGCTGTTCCACCTCcagaaatacaaaaatatatatttattttagcaCACCATTTTTCACCGATActcaaatgtattgttttacagATACAGTAGTATAATCCAACTAGAAATTTTAACCAGccactaaaaatatttaactaGAGATGGATTATCAAAAATGAGGAAACGATTTGATTTTCCAAATTTAGACTACTGTAAAAGAAACAGGTGATGAGTGGGGAGATTTGTTTGAGATTAATATAATCTCTCTGCACACAGTTCTCTGCTGAATCTCTCTAGACACACTAATCCGAATCATTAACATTCCTCGTCTTATTCGACATTAACCACATGTGGTCTAGAAACCTTTTTGACTGGCAGAATAAACTTTGCTAGGAAAGTTACTGAGGTGACTGAATGTAGCTGCAATGTTTGTGCACTGACAAAAATCCCCAACAGAAAATATTGTCCCAATTTACAAAATTCAAACCTATAAGCCTATTAACTCTTGGGGGCTTGTTTTAtgataaatatgaataatattgaTTGATTGTTGAGTTTCTTCAGTTTCaagtttatacatttacatACATAGTCCATTCTCTCAACTAAGAAAACACAAAATCAATAAACCACCCACTGACCTCTAGAATCGAACCACCAGCGGAGAGATGGACACTGGGATGGAAAGAAAAAGAGGATGGAGATGATGATGACTCCAGTAACAGCGTCAGATACATAGCTGAAGGGaaataaacacacagacattCAGGGAGAAGCAGTTATATCATTCAGTCTTTCTTATTTCAAGCTCGATGTTAGggaaaagtttaaattattCAGCGATtttcagataaatgagctgttCTGTTTTGAATTGTTCTACTGAGAATATATCGAGGCTAAATGGTGAATACTGAGTTCACCTTTAATACTTCTTGACATTGGCTGCATCCATAATGGGGATAATCATGGATTATTAAAAAGGCATTGCAGAAAACATGAAGTTTTCCTTTTACAAATGTATAAATCAACCTTCAAATGTCTTATAGTTGTAAGTACtttaaatagatttaaataCTTTACAGGTGGAAATAAGTTGTTGTGTGAATGAAAATGTCAAAACAATTTTACAGACAAGAAAATAATGTCGGCAGCAATCTTGATTTCACATCTCAGCACATTAATGTAATTCAGTGAACTAATTTAATTGTCATAACCCAGCTAACCAATTCATCATCTCATGTTCAGAAACGCGTGCTTTCCATCATGTTCCTCTCATCTAAAGGTGTCGAACCACCGATGCACAAATTATTGTGTTCTCTCGGGTTCTATTTCTCTTGTTGTGGGTTTATCTAAGGCACTCAGGTATGACTCAGATGAACCGACATCCTGCAGATCGAGAAAGGTTAACTCAGTGGAGGGAGCAGATCAAATGGTCCATATTTTTGAACCTCTATGTCTAAGTGCATTAGTGTGATGGAccacaaaaaaaaggaaaaggaaaggAGGAAGTCTTTATTGCTGGATTCTCTTATTTACATATGTATTgactttttccccctttttccTCTAAACTTAAAATGCTTAACATTAACatagaatatattttaaaaaccttTAATTTCAATTATTGATTATAAACAGcactatttttatattttatgaattttaatttttctCAATACATAAATTAGACAGTAACTTCTAATTGCATAACTATTCATCATGATTAATAGTCAAAATCATAATggaacatgtttgttttttagcaCACATTAATGCATTTGACCTTTAAATAATGGATGaataaatattgtgaaatgtattGGATAAATTATGACAACTAAACATTGTGTCAGTTTAGATGATGGACGGTAGACACATTATAATGGTAATTAGTTAGGCAatttatgttgtttaaaaaagtacattttatgaAGCTGTTTGTATTTATAGAGTTAAAAATGCACTGAAAAATTATTCAGGTCCTCCACTGAATTCTGTCcactttatttaaactaattttgtttcaacttaatttaattgtttttaatcaaacgaatatatttaaaacagaagtttacttaattaatttctgttaaaactacattaaatatttgtgctgacatTACTAACTGGGCAGTAGATatctagttcccagcatgctttgcaagggactgctttaggagagtaaatttagggattCAACTgttatttgatgtttttttcagtaaagggaaagatgttgttagtttatgttagttttaatgttcagttatgttggagaTTGAGGAGATTCTGTAATTTTACCATTTTGAAGAAGAGTGGTGGCTGTGTTTGGGCTGTGGGCACTTATACACAAATTCATTAGATGGAATTACTGCTCTCCAGTTTATCCAATGAGTTATAATTGCATTTTGTTTCTAAAAATATGCTTATTGTTATTCGAAAGTTTTAAAGGTAAATTGATAAATGTGTTCACCTtacagaaaaaaacttttataaatttaacataacatttttaagtaaactgcacatataaatattatgtaacagtgacaaattcaaattgttagtatttacacaaaaaaaattgtcagctttacttaaatttttgttcatataactaaattattatttgtaaaaaaaaaaaaaaaaaagctcaatatagttgtgtgcaaCCACTTGACACATCttttatgaatttaaaaaagTCCTTTTTTTAGGGTGGAAGGGGAAAATAGTCCCTCAGGAATTGTATGTGTTTTTGATAGAATTATAAAAAGGTCAACCTATTCAAAACCTATGAATAGACACCCTGAAACTTGAAAATCGTTATTCTAAAAGGCAGCTGTTATTTGCGATAGATGCTTTTTACAGTTTCTACACTATGTAAAACAATAGCAGAATTTAGATGTGAATAGATGTTATTTATACTTATAAATAGTGGcagatactatttgcacctcagtgttGTACATTAAACAgtatgaaataaaaacaatgaaaaaaatgttcattaaattacattaaaacatttaaataattaatacacatataaattacattaaataattaatacaaatgtatttattaaataattaaatggatGCTTGTGAAGCTGTTCTGAAACAATCAGCATTGTAAAAactgctatataaataaaagtgactTGTCTTGACTTAACTTGACATTTTGAATATGAGTTCGGCAACTCTATTGCTAATGTTGATAATGCAGCATCTTCCGTAATTTTGTCTTTCCCAAGAGTTAGTGTAACTAGCCTCTGCCAAAAAGGACACTCCAACAATAGACACTTCTGGAAGCCCATTCGTAAAATAATGACTAAAGGCTCACATTTGGTTGATTTCTTTTACCTGAAAGTTTCAGAATAGGTCAGTTTTGATATTGCATTCATCTAACATACATctccatgttaaaatgtgaCACCCATAATGCGTTTTTACGTATTAGTCATAGTACATTTTTGAGTACCTGCCTGCCACTGAGATGTGCGTCTTACCCTTTGGGGAAGAAAACCGACCATCCTGTTACAAACTTCGGATCTCGTGTGAACAGAAGGATGGCAAAAATAATGAAGAAGAAAGCGATAGATCCTTCTGCAAACCTAGGAGAGGAGCAGATATTGAGATATTTTAATTCAATTCATGTCGGAAAGCATAACAGAGGGAAGTACAAGTGTTTATGATGAGTTGAAATGCTCCACAACTTACTTTATTGGGCCCAGTTTCTTGTAGTCTTCATCAATTACAGCTATTGCTTTTGCTTCTGCGGCTGCCCGTTCATCATGTTTGCTAATGCAAAGTCTGTGTAAAACAAAACGAAAAAACAGGCAGTAGTACATGTATGGGTTTTCAAACTCAGGTATATAAATTAtttcacacatttatttattttcatgttaCAAATTGGGTCtttttatatacaaatataaagcTTCCTCAAAATTTTAGGATGGGGTCCCTCGTCCCTCACTTGCATGATCATATTTGTGGGTCTGTGGCATATAAAAGATTGAAAAGCCCTGATATAGTATGCATGTGTTGTTTTCTGCAGACTGCGTATATTTACCGAGTATTTATCCCTCCATAGAGGAAAGCAATCCATATCCAGCCCAGAATGAGGAAGAGGATCATGAGCGGGAAGGCGAAGACAAACCATGAGCCGAAGTTTATGAGGTCACATTCAGGGAAGTAGCTACAGACACAAACATACAAGACGCTGCAATTAGTTTGACTGCTTAGTCTTCGTTTTTTATTCCGGCTATGAAAATAGTTTTAACCATTTTCCATAGACCCCCGATAGTACACCATTGGGGCCCTCTGGGGGTCCCAGGATACCACAGAAGAATCGCCAATATCCAAGCAAAATGCAGAGGTTTCATTCCTGATTTAATCACTTTCGTTTACGAATGACTCAATTAAGTAAAAGATTCAACGACTCACTCATGAAGGTGGTCATGCCAcctaagcccctttcacactgcacgtcggacccgcaatattcctgGAACTTTGCTGGGTCGCCTTCTTTGTGAAAGAAACAATGTCTCgaaattgattaccgaattgaacccgggtcggggacctagtaacattgtgggattcgacccgggacgagcacTGTGTGAACAaatgccaaaactaatgccgcaacgtgtgcgtagttatcgtgcgactcctagagcttgttttttcaataatacaaccctggaGTGCTAGAGgagctagtctgtgttttaaacgcagagagtgttgtatacaaaagaaactaaaattaaacaagcagaaacatgcgcaaactggacacaagtcgagaccacggagctcctaaccatccgcgctgaagctgagattgctcgccgttatacgtcacatcaggatgtcacgtgtcaactcgatccgggaccataatgggttgtgtgtgaaagcgcacatattacggtatttctctggcagtgtgaatggaccaaatctagcggcccgggaacaaatgccgggtcgcattatccgtgtatttgccggaatcgcagtgtgaaaggggctctacTGGCATATCAGCTGAAAAAAGCCCATCACTAATGCATAGCACGTAGCGTTTATAACTATAGGCCTTTGTACACTTTATATAAATCTTTTTTGCTACACTTTTTGTCCTTATCACAACTTTAAGATCAGACTGTCTAGACGACATGAAAAAAAGGAGTTTTAATTATCTTGATAGGCCTATTCACTGTCATTTTTAAACTACACAGGAATAATTGAGTGTCAGCTGTTTTTGTATCTATTAAGGGATCTTTTCTTACAGAGCcagaaatattatttttaattcttaaatCATCATtctaatacatttttcatttaaaggCTGAAGCAGAAGTAAAAAATTTAATGGTGATCATATCAGCTGCAAAGCGATATTTTGTGTGACCTCAGCTCTTCTTTTGTCTCTCCTTTTTGTCTAGTCATTATGAGACAACGTTCTTAGCTGATTAAACATCAGTGATGAAGTGGTAAATGATTGGAGGCTGTCGCCAAATGAGTTACTACATCACATTCGCAAAACCTAATCTAATCACATCTAAAGTATGCAAGATACAAATATACACTGCATTAATCTGTCAGTAAGTTTCCATTTGAGATATATACAGCTGCCCTTAAGGCATTTTCACAGAGAACTGATCTCTTAAAATACTTAAGGTTGAACCACAACACTGCATTGTTGCTATTTGTACAAAACAGCATATACCTAGAATATATCTCTTACTTTATGACATTTATGAATTATATGCAGGCCAAACTTAAGGACAATCAGTTCAATCTGAGGTCGTCATGCTTATCCAGCTATTAAGTTAAAGCAAGAAATGTTAAATGTGTATTTCGTATATCTGATTTTAGACC
Proteins encoded:
- the slc13a3 gene encoding solute carrier family 13 member 3 isoform X1 — protein: MDPAKFSRKLWCARKQLILILAPLLLLPLLFVVPPKEGKCLYVVLLMAVFWCSEALPLAVTAMLPVCLFPTMGILPSKKVCPQYFLETNFLFLSGLVMASAIEEWGLHRRIALKVLKIVGVKPAWLILGMMITSSFLSMWLSNTATTAMMLPIANAILESLFGNLETLKENCKDKRDPEDSIAGDSRVKMHVLPFEKQILTTEDRPDWTDRSEQTNMEVVRREAEYQMKVWKGFLICIPYAASIGGTATLTGTAPNLILVGQLKSYFPECDLINFGSWFVFAFPLMILFLILGWIWIAFLYGGINTRLCISKHDERAAAEAKAIAVIDEDYKKLGPIKFAEGSIAFFFIIFAILLFTRDPKFVTGWSVFFPKGYVSDAVTGVIIISILFFFPSQCPSLRWWFDSRASNTPYVPLLSWRKAQECVPWNIILLLGGGFAMAKGCEESGLAVWIGNHLQPLAQVPPAVAVMLITAFIACFTEFASNTATIIIFLPVIAELAIRVKVNPLYFMIPATTGCSYAFMLPVSTPPNSIAFASGHLMVKDMVKTGFVMNILGILCVSLAMNTWGLHMFNLHVYPDWARPLNASSATMATHTLSAMNMTG
- the slc13a3 gene encoding solute carrier family 13 member 3 isoform X2 gives rise to the protein MDPAKFSRKLWCARKQLILILAPLLLLPLLFVVPPKEGKCLYVVLLMAVFWCSEALPLAVTAMLPVCLFPTMGILPSKKVCPQYFLETNFLFLSGLVMASAIEEWGLHRRIALKVLKIVGVKPAWLILGMMITSSFLSMWLSNTATTAMMLPIANAILESLFGNLETLKENCKDKRDPEGDSRVKMHVLPFEKQILTTEDRPDWTDRSEQTNMEVVRREAEYQMKVWKGFLICIPYAASIGGTATLTGTAPNLILVGQLKSYFPECDLINFGSWFVFAFPLMILFLILGWIWIAFLYGGINTRLCISKHDERAAAEAKAIAVIDEDYKKLGPIKFAEGSIAFFFIIFAILLFTRDPKFVTGWSVFFPKGYVSDAVTGVIIISILFFFPSQCPSLRWWFDSRASNTPYVPLLSWRKAQECVPWNIILLLGGGFAMAKGCEESGLAVWIGNHLQPLAQVPPAVAVMLITAFIACFTEFASNTATIIIFLPVIAELAIRVKVNPLYFMIPATTGCSYAFMLPVSTPPNSIAFASGHLMVKDMVKTGFVMNILGILCVSLAMNTWGLHMFNLHVYPDWARPLNASSATMATHTLSAMNMTG